The proteins below are encoded in one region of Manihot esculenta mitochondrion, complete genome:
- the nad3 gene encoding NADH dehydrogenase subunit 3 has translation MSEFAPICIYLVISPLVSLIPLGLPFLFSSNSSTYPEKLSAYECGFDPSGDARSRFDIRFYLVSILFIILDPEVTFFFPWAVPPNKIDPFGFWSMMAFLLILTIGSLYEWKRGASDRE, from the coding sequence ATGTCAGAATTTGCACCTATTTGTATCTATTTAGTGATCAGTCCGCTAGTTTCTTTGATCCCACTCGGTCTTCCTTTTCTATTTTCTTCCAATAGTTCGACCTATCCAGAAAAATTGTCGGCCTACGAATGTGGTTTCGATCCTTCCGGTGATGCCAGAAGTCGTTTCGATATACGATTTTATCTTGTTTCAATTTTATTTATTATCCTTGATCCGGAAGTAACCTTTTTCTTTCCTTGGGCAGTACCTCCCAACAAGATTGATCCGTTTGGATTTTGGTCCATGATGGCCTTTTTATTGATTTTGACGATTGGATCTCTCTATGAATGGAAAAGGGGTGCTTCGGATCGGGAGTAA
- the rps12 gene encoding ribosomal protein S12 has translation MPTLNQLIRHGREEKRRTDRTRASDQCPQKQGVRPRVSTRTPKKPNSAPRKIAKVRLSNRHDIFAHIPGEGHNLQEHSMVLIRGGRVKDSPGVKSHCIRGVKDLLGIPDRRRGRSKYGAEKPKSI, from the coding sequence ATGCCTACATTAAATCAATTGATTCGTCATGGTAGAGAAGAAAAACGGCGCACGGACCGTACTCGAGCTTCGGATCAATGTCCCCAGAAGCAAGGAGTACGCCCGCGTGTTTCAACGAGAACACCGAAAAAACCTAATTCAGCTCCACGTAAGATAGCCAAAGTACGGTTGAGCAATCGACATGATATATTTGCTCACATTCCAGGCGAAGGTCATAATTTGCAGGAACATTCTATGGTCTTAATAAGAGGAGGTAGAGTAAAGGATTCGCCAGGTGTGAAATCCCATTGTATTCGAGGAGTCAAGGATTTGCTGGGAATTCCGGATCGAAGAAGAGGCAGATCAAAATATGGTGCGGAAAAACCCAAATCGATATGA